In Candidatus Dormiibacterota bacterium, the genomic stretch TCGCCTTTCCGGCCAAGCTGCCCGGCAAAGGAACGATTCGCTTCAACGATACCGCAGGCTCGATGGCCAAAGATTCGGTCTTCAACGCCACGAGCGTCATGCGCGCGTTCACCGGCATCGATACGACCGATTTCGACGTTCACGTAAATATCGTGGGCGGCGGGAACATCGACGGGCCATCCGCGGGCCTGGCGATCTTCATCGCGCTCTACTCGGCGATCACCAAAACGCCGTTGCCGCAAGACGTCGCCATCACCGGCGAACTCTCGATTCAGGGCAAAGTGCGTGCCGTGGGCGGCGTCGTCGAGAAGCTCTACGCGGCGCGCCAGGCCGGCATGCGCACCATGCTGGTGCCCAAGGAGAACGCCCGAGAGATCGATACGTCCCTGGCCGGCGTCGATGTCGTCTCGATCGCGGACGTCGAGCAAGCGATGCGCGAATTGCGAATCCACAAGCCGTCCACACGTCGTTCGCAAGGTCGTACACAGGGTGCCCGGCGCAAGAGCACTCGTAGCACATGAGCGTTCCACAATTTTCCGTCACGACGATCGACCGTATTCCCCCGCACAACCTGGAAGCCGAGATGGCGCTTCTGGGTTCGGTGCTGGTCGACCGCGAGATCATGGACAAAGTCGGCGAAATCGTCAAGCCGCCCGATTTCTACGCTCACGTCCACGAAACGATTTACGCCGTGCTGCTCGATCTCTACGATCGCGGCGAACCGCTGGATAAGATCACCGTCACCGAAGCCCTGCGTCAACGCGATGCTCTGGAGCGCGTCGGAGGCCTGTCGTACATCAGCGCCCTGATGGATACCGTGCAGACCGCCGCATCGGCCAGCTACTATGCCAAAATCGTGCGCGAGAAGGCGATTCTGCGCTCGCTGATTCACGCCGGAACGCAGATCACGCAACTGGGCTACGAAGCCGAAGAAGATGTCGAAGAGGCGCTCGACGCCTCCGAGCAACTCGTCTACCAAATCGGCGAACGCCAGATGTCGGGCGATTTCGTCCCGGTGAATCGCTTGATGAAAGACGCCTTCGATCATATCGATCGGCTCTTTCACATGCGCGGCGATCGTACCGGCGTCACCTCGGGTTTTAAAGACGTCGATGCGATGACGACCGGGTTTCAGCCGGGTAATTTCGTGATCCTCGCCGCACGCCCGGGCATGGGTAAGACTTCGTTCGCCCTGAACATGGCGGTCGCGGCCGCCCGCGAAAATAACGAGCCGGTCGCGTTCTTCTCGCTCGAAATGTCGAACGACGAACTCGTCCAGCGCCTCATCTGCTCGGAAGCCGAACTCTCGATGCACGATATGCGCCGCGGCAATATCAAGCAGCATCAATGGGAGGGCATCTCCCGTGCGATGAGCTCGCTGAACGAACTCTCGATCTACCTCGACGATAGCGGTGCGCTCAGCGTCACCGAAGTGCGCAGCCGTTGCCGCAGGCTCAAATCGAGCGGCAAGCTCTCCGCGATTTTCATCGACTACCTGCAACTCTTGCGGCCGGGCGTGCTGACGCGCAACGCCAACCGCAACGAAGAACTCTCGGAGATCTGCCGCACGCTCAAGGTGACCGCCAAAGATTTAGGCGTCCCGATCATCGCGCTGGCGCAGCTCAACCGCGGCGTGGAATCGCGCAACGATAAGCGTCCCATGCTCGCCGATCTGCGCGATTCGGGATCGCTCGAACAAGAAGCCGATATGGTCGCCTTCTTATTT encodes the following:
- the dnaB gene encoding replicative DNA helicase, which produces MSVPQFSVTTIDRIPPHNLEAEMALLGSVLVDREIMDKVGEIVKPPDFYAHVHETIYAVLLDLYDRGEPLDKITVTEALRQRDALERVGGLSYISALMDTVQTAASASYYAKIVREKAILRSLIHAGTQITQLGYEAEEDVEEALDASEQLVYQIGERQMSGDFVPVNRLMKDAFDHIDRLFHMRGDRTGVTSGFKDVDAMTTGFQPGNFVILAARPGMGKTSFALNMAVAAARENNEPVAFFSLEMSNDELVQRLICSEAELSMHDMRRGNIKQHQWEGISRAMSSLNELSIYLDDSGALSVTEVRSRCRRLKSSGKLSAIFIDYLQLLRPGVLTRNANRNEELSEICRTLKVTAKDLGVPIIALAQLNRGVESRNDKRPMLADLRDSGSLEQEADMVAFLFRDGYYNPEGPEPDATEFIIAKHRNGPTGTVKLRFQKEYTRFVPYADESHYPPP